A genomic window from Thiomonas arsenitoxydans includes:
- a CDS encoding ATP-binding protein — protein sequence MSINLSGQLAALFQRANGLLDRLETLLPTPLSEPNWAASVAFRWISKGGRKQLVPVHKLSPITYDDLIGIEDQRRKVERNTRQFVQGKPANNVLITGSRGTGKSSLVKASLNKFARQGLRLIEVDKADLVDLPELTDLLADRPERFIVFSDDLSFEEGEPGYKALKSVLDGSVSATADNVLIYATSNRRHLMPEYLQENLSYKHLENGEIHPGEVVEEKISLSERFGLWVSFYPYSQDDYLHIVEHWLRAFGVNDRQMDKALQESLVWALERGSRSGRVAWQFARDWAGRGGK from the coding sequence ATGTCCATTAATCTGAGCGGCCAGCTTGCCGCGCTGTTTCAACGAGCCAACGGCCTGCTCGATCGGCTGGAAACGCTGCTGCCCACTCCTTTGTCCGAGCCCAACTGGGCGGCGTCGGTCGCCTTTCGCTGGATCAGCAAGGGCGGGCGCAAGCAGCTGGTGCCCGTGCACAAGCTCTCGCCCATCACTTACGACGATCTGATCGGTATCGAAGATCAACGCCGCAAGGTCGAGCGCAATACCCGCCAGTTCGTGCAGGGCAAGCCGGCTAACAATGTACTCATCACCGGCTCGCGCGGCACGGGCAAATCGTCCCTGGTCAAGGCCAGTCTGAACAAATTCGCGCGCCAAGGGTTGCGTCTCATCGAGGTGGACAAGGCCGATCTGGTCGATCTGCCCGAACTCACCGACCTGCTCGCAGATCGTCCCGAGCGTTTCATCGTGTTCAGCGACGATCTGTCGTTCGAGGAAGGCGAGCCGGGCTACAAGGCGCTCAAGTCGGTGCTCGATGGCTCGGTCAGCGCGACTGCCGACAACGTGCTGATCTACGCCACCTCCAACCGGCGGCATCTCATGCCCGAGTATCTGCAGGAGAACCTGAGCTACAAGCATCTCGAGAATGGCGAGATCCACCCCGGCGAAGTGGTGGAAGAAAAAATTTCCCTCTCCGAGCGCTTCGGGCTCTGGGTCAGTTTCTATCCCTACAGTCAAGACGACTATCTGCATATCGTCGAGCATTGGTTGCGCGCCTTCGGCGTGAACGACCGGCAGATGGACAAAGCCTTGCAGGAGTCGCTGGTCTGGGCGCTGGAGCGCGGGTCCCGGTCTGGCCGCGTGGCTTGGCAATTCGCCCGCGACTGGGCGGGGCGCGGCGGGAAGTGA
- the pilB gene encoding type IV-A pilus assembly ATPase PilB produces MSATSIAASASPPSKTLPGLAHALVQAELLPRTLVEQIHQRAQETRTSFIATLIGSGSMNAPDLAHWVSRTFSLPLLDLDAYDPTRLATGAIDSKIIQSYKVLPLLKRGNRLVVATADPADHEAEDKIKFQSQAQIELVVVEYDKLTRIIDQASQSASSQISALVGEDFDLGDLSDGSEAPDTKEQTAEVDDAPVVRFLQKMLIDAINMRASDLHFEPFEHFYRIRFRVDGELREIAQPPASIKEKLASRIKVISKLDIAERRVPQDGRMKLRISPEKSIDFRVSTLPTLYGEKIVMRILDSSSAKLGIDALGYEPEEREKLLRAIHRPYGMILVTGPTGSGKTVSLYSCLNILNQPGVNISTAEDPAEINLPGINQVNVNEKAGLNFANALRAFLRQDPDIIMVGEIRDLETADISIKAAQTGHMVLSTVHTNDAPTTLTRLMNMGVPAFNIASSVILITAQRLARKLCTQCKTPVDLPAQTLLEAGFREEDLDGSWKPYKAGKCNACGGSGYKGRVGIYQVMPITEEIQRIILNHGTAMDIAQQARKEGVRSLRESGLIKVKQGVTSLEEIIAVSNE; encoded by the coding sequence ATGTCCGCCACTTCGATCGCCGCATCCGCTTCGCCGCCTTCCAAGACCTTGCCAGGCTTGGCGCACGCCTTGGTGCAGGCCGAACTGCTGCCGCGGACCCTGGTCGAGCAGATCCACCAGCGCGCGCAGGAGACGCGCACAAGCTTCATTGCCACGCTGATCGGCAGTGGGTCGATGAACGCGCCCGATCTGGCGCACTGGGTCAGCAGAACATTTTCATTGCCGCTGCTGGACCTCGATGCCTATGACCCGACCCGCCTGGCGACGGGCGCCATCGACTCGAAAATCATTCAGAGCTACAAGGTTTTGCCTCTGCTCAAGCGCGGCAACCGTCTGGTGGTCGCGACGGCCGACCCAGCCGATCACGAGGCGGAAGACAAGATCAAGTTTCAATCGCAGGCTCAGATCGAGCTGGTCGTCGTCGAATACGACAAGCTGACGCGCATCATCGACCAGGCCAGTCAATCGGCCAGTTCGCAGATCTCCGCCCTGGTTGGCGAAGATTTCGATCTGGGCGATCTCAGCGACGGCAGCGAAGCACCCGACACCAAGGAGCAGACTGCCGAAGTCGATGATGCGCCGGTGGTCAGGTTCCTGCAAAAAATGCTGATCGACGCGATCAATATGCGCGCTTCCGACCTGCATTTCGAGCCCTTCGAGCATTTTTATCGCATCCGCTTTCGCGTGGACGGCGAGCTGCGTGAAATCGCGCAACCCCCGGCCTCGATCAAAGAAAAACTCGCTTCGCGCATCAAGGTCATTTCCAAGCTGGACATCGCCGAGCGCCGCGTGCCGCAGGACGGGCGCATGAAGCTGCGCATCAGCCCGGAAAAATCGATCGATTTCCGGGTAAGCACACTGCCCACGCTGTACGGCGAAAAAATTGTGATGCGGATTCTGGACTCTTCCTCGGCCAAGCTTGGCATCGACGCGCTGGGCTACGAGCCGGAAGAACGGGAAAAGCTGCTTCGCGCGATCCATCGCCCCTACGGCATGATTCTGGTGACGGGCCCGACCGGCAGCGGCAAAACCGTGTCGCTCTATTCCTGCCTGAACATCCTGAACCAGCCGGGAGTCAATATCTCGACTGCCGAAGATCCGGCTGAAATCAATTTGCCCGGCATCAACCAGGTCAACGTCAACGAAAAAGCCGGGCTGAATTTCGCCAATGCGCTGCGCGCCTTCCTGCGCCAGGATCCCGACATCATCATGGTGGGCGAGATCCGCGATCTGGAAACCGCTGACATTTCGATCAAGGCCGCGCAAACCGGCCACATGGTGCTCTCTACGGTGCACACTAATGACGCCCCCACCACGCTGACGCGCCTGATGAATATGGGCGTGCCCGCGTTCAACATTGCGTCCAGCGTGATTCTCATCACGGCGCAGCGTCTGGCGCGCAAACTTTGCACCCAGTGCAAGACCCCGGTCGACCTGCCAGCACAAACGCTGCTCGAAGCCGGATTTCGCGAAGAAGACCTGGACGGCAGTTGGAAGCCCTACAAGGCGGGAAAGTGCAACGCCTGCGGCGGCTCGGGCTACAAGGGCCGTGTCGGCATCTATCAGGTCATGCCAATTACTGAAGAAATACAACGCATCATCCTTAATCACGGCACAGCCATGGACATCGCCCAGCAAGCACGCAAGGAAGGCGTGCGTTCTCTGCGGGAGTCCGGGCTGATCAAGGTGAAACAGGGGGTCACATCCCTGGAAGAAATCATCGCCGTGTCCAACGAGTAA
- the surE gene encoding 5'/3'-nucleotidase SurE: MRILLANDDGYLAPGLAALFDGLRAHWDVTVIAPEQNASAASNALTLNRPLSVYTASNGFRYVNGTPSDCVHIALTGLLDFRPDLVVSGVNNGANLGDDTIYSGTVAAATEGYLFGIPALAISLVEKGWGHLDTAVAVAVEVVAKLVEDLPQQAQLLNLNVPNRPLNELGGVRVTRLGKRHPSQPVVVQKNPYGDTIYWIGGAGAALDQQAGTDFDAIAQGFASLTPLQLDLTHHAQLQTCAARFETRGGA, encoded by the coding sequence ATGCGAATTCTTCTAGCCAACGATGATGGGTATCTGGCCCCCGGCTTAGCCGCGCTGTTTGATGGGTTGCGGGCGCACTGGGATGTGACGGTCATTGCGCCCGAACAGAACGCAAGTGCTGCCTCAAACGCGCTCACGCTGAATCGGCCTTTGTCGGTCTATACCGCCAGCAATGGTTTTCGGTATGTGAACGGCACTCCGTCAGACTGTGTGCACATCGCGCTGACGGGCTTGCTCGATTTCCGCCCGGATCTGGTGGTGAGCGGGGTGAACAACGGCGCCAATCTCGGCGACGACACGATTTATTCGGGCACAGTGGCCGCCGCGACCGAGGGTTATTTGTTTGGAATTCCCGCCTTGGCCATCTCACTGGTCGAGAAGGGCTGGGGGCATCTGGACACAGCCGTCGCCGTGGCGGTTGAGGTGGTGGCGAAACTGGTCGAAGACCTGCCGCAGCAAGCGCAATTGCTCAACCTGAACGTTCCTAACCGCCCTTTGAATGAGCTCGGCGGTGTGCGCGTGACCCGTCTGGGCAAGCGGCATCCGAGCCAGCCCGTGGTGGTACAGAAAAACCCTTATGGTGACACGATTTACTGGATCGGCGGCGCCGGTGCGGCGTTGGACCAGCAGGCGGGCACCGACTTCGATGCCATCGCTCAAGGGTTCGCCTCTCTCACGCCGCTGCAACTAGATTTGACGCACCATGCCCAGCTCCAGACCTGTGCTGCCCGTTTTGAAACGCGAGGCGGTGCGTGA
- the coaE gene encoding dephospho-CoA kinase (Dephospho-CoA kinase (CoaE) performs the final step in coenzyme A biosynthesis.): MNRAPRLRIGLTGGIGSGKSAAADRLAALGAAIVDADVLAHQLTAAGGAAMPALIEAFGEQICDASGALDRAAMRQRVFGDPQARARLESILHPRIGAAMREAAFQRKGAYVVFVVPLLVENLARWRPQIDRLCVVDCPVEMQVARVQARSGLDVATINAILAAQATRAQRLAVADDVIDNSGDLQSLSDQVDLLHAQYLQLVHKN, translated from the coding sequence ATGAACCGGGCGCCCCGCCTGCGCATTGGCCTGACGGGCGGTATCGGTTCGGGGAAATCGGCAGCGGCCGATCGGCTTGCCGCCCTCGGCGCCGCCATAGTCGACGCTGACGTGCTGGCCCACCAGCTCACCGCCGCCGGGGGCGCGGCCATGCCAGCGCTTATCGAGGCCTTCGGCGAACAAATCTGCGATGCCAGCGGCGCGCTCGACCGCGCCGCCATGCGCCAACGGGTGTTTGGCGACCCACAAGCTCGCGCGCGGCTCGAATCCATCCTGCACCCTCGCATCGGCGCGGCCATGCGCGAGGCCGCCTTTCAACGGAAAGGCGCTTATGTCGTTTTCGTCGTGCCCCTGCTGGTTGAAAATCTGGCGCGCTGGCGGCCGCAGATCGACCGCCTTTGCGTGGTCGATTGCCCCGTCGAGATGCAGGTCGCGCGGGTGCAAGCGCGCTCGGGGCTGGATGTTGCCACCATCAACGCCATTCTTGCGGCACAGGCCACGCGGGCGCAGCGTCTGGCGGTGGCTGACGATGTGATCGACAACAGCGGCGATCTGCAGAGCCTGAGCGATCAGGTCGACTTGCTGCATGCGCAGTATTTGCAACTTGTGCACAAAAATTGA
- the zapD gene encoding cell division protein ZapD, with the protein MILYEYPLHERVRTLLRLEHLFRRADVLQQSALPEHHHFALVTLFEIMDVASRQDLKSEILKELERHRQTFIGYRGNPAVAESALDAVLGELDQAYQALGQQHGRVGQSLQDNEWLMAIRSRAGIPGGTCEFDLPAYYAWQHLPQQQRQSNLAQWLQSFAPLASSIELLLRLLRDSGSTRKIQAVNGAYQQQLSGKTYQLLRLRIDGALGLIPEITGHRLMVSVRFMQPDADWRITPSTDEVPFDMTLCP; encoded by the coding sequence GTGATTCTGTACGAATACCCCTTGCACGAACGCGTGCGCACCCTGCTCAGGCTGGAACACCTGTTCCGCCGAGCCGATGTGTTGCAGCAAAGCGCCCTGCCGGAGCATCACCATTTCGCGCTGGTCACCCTGTTCGAGATCATGGATGTCGCAAGCCGCCAGGATCTCAAGTCTGAAATCCTCAAGGAACTCGAACGCCATCGGCAGACCTTCATCGGCTATCGCGGCAATCCGGCGGTGGCCGAGTCCGCGCTCGATGCCGTGCTCGGCGAACTCGATCAGGCCTACCAGGCGCTCGGTCAGCAGCACGGCCGCGTGGGCCAGAGCCTGCAGGACAACGAATGGCTCATGGCGATCCGCAGCCGGGCGGGCATTCCCGGCGGCACCTGCGAATTCGACCTGCCCGCCTATTACGCCTGGCAGCATTTGCCGCAGCAACAGCGCCAGAGCAATCTGGCGCAATGGCTGCAGTCCTTTGCACCACTGGCCAGCAGCATCGAACTCCTGCTGCGTCTGCTGCGCGACTCCGGCAGTACGCGCAAGATCCAGGCCGTCAATGGCGCCTACCAGCAACAACTCTCCGGCAAGACGTATCAACTGCTGCGACTGCGCATCGACGGCGCTCTGGGCCTGATCCCGGAAATCACCGGCCACCGGCTCATGGTGTCGGTGCGCTTCATGCAACCTGACGCCGATTGGCGCATCACGCCCAGCACGGATGAAGTGCCTTTCGACATGACTCTTTGTCCTTGA
- the argJ gene encoding bifunctional glutamate N-acetyltransferase/amino-acid acetyltransferase ArgJ, with the protein MAVNLQVPDPSRLHAVEGVLLGVAEAQIRKPGRKDVTVIQIAPGASVAGVFTQNRFCAAPVQVCREHLQSTGGQDVRALVINTGCANAGTGAQGLADARQTCVELAGLLGVQPEQVLPFSTGVILEPLPMQRLIDGLPAAIAAARSEGWLDAAAAIMTTDTLPKAASTQVAIDGVTVTLSGISKGAGMIRPNMATMLGFIATDCSVAPEVLQQLTRAAADESFNSITIDGDTSTNDSLVIIATGKTDLAKITRADSPQAQALQAALTVLAQQLAQAIVRDGEGATKFISVRVEGARSRDEARLVAYAVAHSPLVKTAFFASDPNLGRILAAVGYAGVTDLDVEGVDLYLDDVHVATRGGRHPAYREEEGQRVMKQAEITVRIALGRGAAAATVWTCDLSHDYVSINADYRS; encoded by the coding sequence ATGGCGGTGAATCTTCAAGTCCCTGATCCAAGTCGCCTGCACGCCGTTGAGGGCGTTTTGCTGGGTGTCGCCGAGGCGCAGATCCGCAAGCCGGGGCGCAAGGATGTCACCGTCATCCAGATCGCACCCGGCGCCAGCGTGGCGGGAGTGTTCACCCAGAACCGGTTTTGCGCCGCGCCGGTGCAGGTGTGCCGCGAGCATCTGCAAAGCACGGGCGGGCAGGACGTGCGCGCCCTGGTCATCAACACCGGCTGCGCCAATGCCGGAACCGGCGCTCAGGGTCTGGCCGATGCGCGGCAGACCTGCGTGGAACTGGCGGGCCTGCTTGGTGTGCAGCCCGAGCAGGTGCTGCCGTTTTCCACCGGCGTGATTCTGGAGCCGCTGCCCATGCAGCGCCTGATCGACGGCCTGCCCGCCGCGATTGCCGCAGCGCGCAGCGAAGGCTGGCTCGATGCCGCTGCCGCCATCATGACCACCGACACCTTGCCCAAGGCGGCCAGCACGCAGGTGGCGATTGACGGCGTCACCGTGACGCTGAGCGGTATCAGCAAAGGCGCGGGCATGATTCGCCCGAATATGGCGACGATGCTCGGCTTCATCGCCACCGATTGCTCCGTCGCGCCCGAAGTGCTGCAGCAGCTCACCCGCGCCGCGGCGGACGAGTCGTTCAACAGCATCACCATCGATGGCGACACCTCGACCAACGATTCCCTCGTCATCATCGCGACGGGCAAGACGGATCTGGCGAAGATCACCCGCGCGGACAGCCCACAGGCGCAGGCCTTGCAGGCCGCGCTCACCGTGCTGGCGCAGCAACTCGCCCAGGCCATCGTGCGCGACGGAGAGGGCGCCACCAAGTTCATCAGCGTACGGGTCGAAGGCGCACGCAGCCGCGACGAGGCGCGCTTGGTGGCTTATGCCGTGGCGCATTCGCCTTTGGTGAAAACCGCTTTCTTCGCCAGTGACCCGAATCTGGGCCGCATTCTGGCGGCAGTGGGCTACGCCGGGGTGACCGATCTCGACGTGGAGGGCGTCGATCTCTATCTCGACGATGTGCATGTCGCCACGCGCGGCGGCCGCCATCCCGCTTACCGCGAAGAGGAGGGCCAACGCGTGATGAAACAGGCCGAGATCACCGTGCGCATCGCCCTGGGCCGTGGCGCGGCGGCGGCGACGGTGTGGACCTGCGATCTGTCGCACGACTACGTGTCCATCAATGCCGATTACCGCTCCTGA
- a CDS encoding prepilin peptidase encodes MPDFGALPLTFWIVAAGLFGLAVGSFLNVVIYRLPVMMERQWQADAHATLHPDAQTQAAERFDLIAPRSRCPSCGHQILWWENIPVLSYLFLRGRCSSCHTTISPRYPLVELITALLTAAVVVRWGASGDSLAYIVLLWALITLALIDFDTTLLPDSITLPLLWLGLLWHAWLHPEQLSSAVWGAAVGYLALWTVYQGFKLLTGKEGMGFGDFKLLAALGAWFGVAALLPIILLSSICGAVIGIALQLLKLTERGRPIPFGPFLAAAGILLLLIGPNTLVALLLPASGA; translated from the coding sequence ATGCCCGATTTCGGCGCGCTGCCGCTGACGTTCTGGATCGTGGCCGCCGGGCTGTTCGGCCTGGCGGTGGGCAGCTTTCTGAACGTAGTCATCTACCGTCTGCCGGTGATGATGGAGCGACAGTGGCAGGCCGACGCCCACGCCACACTTCATCCGGACGCTCAAACCCAGGCTGCCGAGCGCTTCGATCTCATTGCACCGCGTTCGCGCTGTCCGTCCTGCGGTCATCAGATCCTGTGGTGGGAGAACATTCCGGTGCTCAGCTATCTGTTCCTCCGCGGGCGCTGCTCGAGTTGTCACACGACGATTTCGCCGCGCTATCCGCTGGTCGAACTGATCACCGCGCTGCTGACTGCGGCGGTGGTCGTGCGATGGGGTGCGAGCGGGGACAGCCTGGCCTACATCGTCCTGCTTTGGGCGCTGATCACCCTGGCCTTGATCGATTTCGACACCACGCTGCTGCCCGACAGCATCACCCTGCCTCTGTTGTGGCTCGGTTTGCTGTGGCACGCCTGGCTGCACCCGGAGCAGCTTTCCAGCGCGGTGTGGGGTGCGGCTGTCGGCTACCTCGCGCTCTGGACGGTCTACCAAGGTTTCAAGCTGTTGACCGGCAAGGAGGGCATGGGCTTTGGCGACTTCAAGCTGCTGGCTGCACTCGGCGCCTGGTTTGGCGTTGCCGCGCTGCTGCCCATCATTTTGCTGTCCAGCATTTGCGGCGCGGTGATCGGCATCGCCTTGCAGTTGCTCAAACTGACGGAGCGCGGCCGCCCGATTCCTTTCGGGCCCTTTCTCGCCGCCGCCGGCATTTTGTTGCTGCTGATCGGGCCGAACACCCTGGTGGCCCTGCTGCTTCCTGCCTCCGGGGCATGA
- a CDS encoding peptidoglycan DD-metalloendopeptidase family protein has product MRIALLALTLSAAAMLGACTSVALAPVPVESKTFQKVPPVYAPPATVAAAPAGIATAASSSLAGQPGYYTVQPGDTLRRIALQFGTTWQALAQWNNLDDPNVIEVGQVLRVAPPQGTSQVAGATAPATSAPSLPAGITAQSFAVTPLAPAAPVTAPPPAPTPVKPSVAVAVPPAPVTPASPPPSGPAVMASNLTTATHDGIVWSWPVSGKIIQGFNGTTSKGIDIAGNLGDPVYAAAAGRVVYAGSELRGFGKLIIIKHNDDYISVYAHNNVMLVKENETVKRGQKIAEMGSTDAPRVELHFEIRLRGKSIDPIGLLPKQP; this is encoded by the coding sequence ATGCGGATCGCCCTGCTCGCCCTCACTCTTTCTGCCGCTGCCATGCTGGGCGCCTGTACCTCGGTGGCGCTGGCCCCCGTGCCGGTCGAGTCCAAGACCTTCCAGAAAGTGCCCCCGGTCTACGCGCCGCCCGCCACGGTGGCTGCGGCGCCTGCGGGCATCGCGACCGCCGCTTCGTCCTCTCTTGCGGGACAGCCGGGGTACTACACCGTGCAGCCCGGCGACACCTTGCGGCGCATTGCCCTCCAATTCGGGACGACCTGGCAGGCCCTGGCGCAATGGAACAACCTGGACGACCCGAACGTGATCGAGGTCGGTCAGGTGCTGCGCGTTGCTCCGCCACAAGGTACGTCGCAAGTCGCCGGGGCAACCGCGCCCGCTACTTCTGCCCCGTCGCTGCCAGCCGGGATCACGGCGCAGAGCTTTGCCGTCACGCCGCTGGCGCCTGCAGCCCCGGTCACGGCGCCGCCGCCCGCTCCAACTCCTGTGAAGCCCTCGGTGGCCGTTGCAGTGCCGCCCGCTCCTGTCACCCCCGCCAGCCCACCGCCCTCGGGGCCTGCGGTCATGGCCAGCAATCTGACCACAGCCACGCACGACGGCATCGTCTGGTCATGGCCGGTCAGCGGCAAGATCATTCAGGGCTTCAATGGCACGACGAGCAAAGGCATCGATATTGCGGGCAATCTGGGCGACCCGGTGTATGCCGCGGCGGCGGGTCGGGTGGTGTATGCGGGCTCGGAATTGCGCGGCTTCGGCAAGCTGATCATCATCAAGCACAACGACGATTACATCAGCGTGTACGCCCACAACAACGTCATGCTGGTGAAAGAAAACGAAACCGTGAAGCGCGGACAGAAGATCGCCGAGATGGGTTCGACCGATGCCCCACGCGTTGAACTTCACTTCGAGATCAGACTGCGCGGCAAGTCCATCGATCCCATCGGGCTCTTGCCCAAACAGCCCTGA
- a CDS encoding type II secretion system F family protein, whose protein sequence is MATAAARTAKEALFEWEGKDRQGKLQRGELRAGSEAIVSASLRRQGILVTKVKKRRLTSGKAIKAKDISTFTRQMSTMIKAGVPLLQSFDIVGRGHPNPNMARLIMDIRGDVETGTSLSNAFRKHPKYFDALYCNLVEAGETAGMLELVLDRLATYQEKSLAIRSKIKSALTYPIAVMVVAFVVVSIIMLFVVPVFTDVFSQFGASLPAPTLMVVAISNFFVHYWYILFGTIFLGGYFFLQSWKKSIKMQETMDRLLLRVPVFGKLVRLGALARWTRTLATMFGAGVPLVEALDAVGGAAGNIVYLRATEKIQQDVSTGTSLTTSMQTQGVFPPLVIQLTSIGEESGSLDSMLSKAADIYEAEVDELVKNLSALLEPIIIVFLGVIIGGLVVAMYLPIFNLGKVVG, encoded by the coding sequence ATGGCTACAGCGGCAGCGCGAACGGCGAAGGAAGCGCTATTCGAGTGGGAAGGGAAAGACCGACAAGGCAAGCTGCAGCGCGGTGAGTTGCGCGCGGGCAGCGAGGCCATCGTCTCCGCGTCGCTGCGGCGCCAGGGCATTCTGGTCACCAAGGTGAAGAAGCGTCGCCTGACCAGCGGCAAGGCGATCAAGGCCAAGGACATTTCCACCTTCACCCGGCAGATGTCGACCATGATCAAGGCCGGCGTGCCGCTGCTGCAATCGTTCGACATCGTCGGTCGCGGCCACCCCAACCCCAACATGGCCCGGCTGATCATGGACATCCGCGGCGATGTGGAAACCGGCACCAGTTTGTCCAACGCCTTTCGCAAACATCCCAAATACTTCGACGCGCTGTATTGCAACTTGGTCGAAGCAGGCGAGACGGCCGGTATGCTCGAATTGGTGCTCGACCGCCTGGCCACCTATCAGGAAAAGTCGCTGGCCATCCGCAGCAAGATCAAGAGCGCGCTCACCTACCCTATTGCGGTGATGGTCGTGGCCTTCGTGGTGGTGTCCATCATCATGCTGTTCGTCGTGCCCGTGTTCACGGATGTGTTCTCGCAGTTCGGCGCGAGCCTGCCCGCCCCCACGCTGATGGTGGTGGCCATATCCAACTTTTTCGTGCACTACTGGTACATCCTGTTCGGCACGATTTTTCTGGGCGGCTACTTCTTTCTGCAGTCGTGGAAAAAGTCCATCAAGATGCAGGAGACCATGGACCGGCTGCTGCTGCGCGTGCCGGTCTTCGGCAAACTGGTGCGGCTGGGCGCGCTGGCCCGCTGGACCCGCACTCTGGCCACAATGTTCGGCGCCGGAGTGCCGCTGGTCGAAGCGCTCGATGCCGTCGGGGGCGCGGCTGGCAACATCGTTTATCTGCGCGCCACGGAAAAAATCCAGCAAGACGTTTCTACCGGCACCAGCCTAACGACGTCGATGCAGACGCAGGGGGTGTTTCCGCCGCTAGTCATTCAGCTCACCTCCATCGGTGAAGAGTCGGGCTCGCTGGATTCGATGCTGAGCAAGGCGGCCGACATCTATGAGGCCGAGGTGGACGAGCTAGTGAAAAACCTCTCGGCCCTGCTGGAGCCGATCATCATCGTGTTCCTTGGCGTGATCATCGGCGGGCTGGTGGTGGCGATGTACCTGCCGATTTTCAACCTCGGCAAGGTGGTCGGTTGA
- a CDS encoding NUDIX domain-containing protein, producing the protein MNPSPSQRTPVAVAVGLMVRADGAFLMASRPEGKPYAGYWEFPGGKLEVGESLRDALAREFEEELGVRVREAQFWRSLRVDYPHALVDLQFCRITAWDGEPQGREGQQLSWQTLPVTLSPVLPGALPVLGWLAQEGG; encoded by the coding sequence GTGAATCCGTCCCCGTCTCAGCGCACGCCCGTTGCGGTGGCGGTCGGGCTGATGGTGCGCGCAGACGGCGCCTTTCTCATGGCTTCGCGCCCCGAGGGCAAGCCCTATGCGGGTTACTGGGAGTTTCCGGGCGGAAAGCTGGAAGTCGGCGAGTCGCTGCGGGACGCGCTGGCCCGGGAGTTTGAAGAAGAGCTTGGGGTGCGGGTGCGTGAGGCCCAGTTCTGGCGCAGCCTGCGCGTGGACTATCCCCATGCCCTGGTCGATCTGCAGTTCTGCCGCATCACCGCGTGGGACGGCGAACCGCAGGGCCGCGAAGGCCAGCAACTATCGTGGCAAACACTGCCGGTCACGCTCAGCCCGGTGCTGCCCGGCGCGTTGCCGGTGTTGGGGTGGCTGGCGCAGGAGGGGGGCTGA
- a CDS encoding DNA gyrase inhibitor YacG, which produces MDSDSSPTSRPKVRCPQCGTLTVYSLSNPWRPFCSERCKSIDFGAWASESYRVPTKPDAADIDALEQELERSNLQNRGQPH; this is translated from the coding sequence ATGGACTCAGATTCTTCTCCTACCTCGCGGCCCAAGGTGCGATGCCCGCAATGCGGCACACTCACCGTTTACAGCCTGAGCAATCCCTGGCGACCGTTTTGCAGCGAGCGTTGCAAGTCGATTGATTTCGGCGCCTGGGCCAGCGAGAGCTATCGCGTGCCGACCAAACCCGACGCCGCTGATATAGACGCACTGGAACAAGAACTCGAACGCAGCAATCTTCAGAACCGGGGCCAGCCCCACTGA
- a CDS encoding protein-L-isoaspartate(D-aspartate) O-methyltransferase: protein MPVPREPQTRGASQGPSRCLPRQAGLDSDAVRRGMVDKLRQSGHFDERVLQALQDVPRHHFVDPGLAAQAYLDNALPIGFEQTISKPSVVARGLDAALKALAPRANLGKVLDIGTGCGYAAAVTARVAADVYSVERIRALHDLARNNLRALRVPNLRLILGDGMLGCPQGAPFDAILSGAAALTLPQVWLDQLVVGGVLIAPIGDPQQLLLYRKRSATTFDVQQLEGAKFVPLKSGLT, encoded by the coding sequence TTGCCCGTTCCACGTGAACCGCAAACGCGCGGAGCGTCGCAAGGCCCGTCGCGCTGCCTGCCGCGTCAGGCCGGACTTGACTCGGACGCGGTGCGTCGCGGCATGGTCGACAAATTGCGGCAATCGGGCCACTTTGACGAGCGGGTGCTGCAGGCCTTGCAGGATGTGCCACGCCATCATTTCGTCGATCCTGGGCTGGCCGCTCAAGCCTATCTCGACAACGCACTGCCCATCGGATTTGAACAAACCATCTCCAAGCCCTCGGTCGTGGCCCGCGGCCTAGATGCGGCGCTCAAGGCCCTGGCGCCGCGCGCCAATCTGGGCAAGGTGCTCGACATCGGCACCGGCTGTGGCTACGCCGCGGCCGTGACGGCCAGGGTGGCGGCAGACGTTTACAGCGTCGAGCGCATACGCGCGCTGCACGATCTGGCGCGCAACAATCTGCGCGCCTTGCGCGTGCCGAACCTGCGTTTGATTTTGGGCGACGGTATGCTGGGATGCCCGCAGGGCGCTCCGTTCGACGCGATTTTGTCGGGGGCGGCGGCGCTGACTTTGCCGCAGGTCTGGCTCGACCAGTTGGTGGTGGGCGGGGTGCTCATTGCGCCCATCGGCGACCCGCAGCAACTCTTGCTGTACCGCAAGCGCTCAGCCACCACATTCGACGTGCAGCAACTCGAAGGCGCCAAATTCGTCCCCTTAAAATCTGGTTTGACTTGA